GGGCTCACCACGAGGTGAGCTTTTTAAGTTTGAATTCCCGTTATGTATGCGAAAATCACATAGCATACAATACATTGTATTCTATTGTTAACAGGTTATTTGGtttctctagctcttatagtttctgagaaacacgcactcatagacggacggacggacgggtggacatggctatatcgcctcagctcgtcgagctatCAGCCTATattactttatggggtctgcaaCGCCTcgttctccctgttacatacatttgagcaacttcattataccctttttccattttttacaaaaatatcaaagtgtataaaaatcataatGATTTGTAGTTGTTAGTTGCtgttactaaatttaataatctTAAGCAGGTAGGTAGgtatttattcaatattaaatattaggAGTCCACAGAAAAAACGACTTAAGAATGCAatcatttattgtttgcttaaaaatgtttacataattgtaaattataatttttattttaataagcacTGGATACATTAAACCCAGTACATAAATTTCCACCAATGGTCTTTTAAACAACGGTTTCTATAAGAGTTAGAAACATAAACGTAGGTCTGGATATGCCTCAAGTAAACCGAATacgacaaaaaatatataaatttataatataagttgcatttaatttgttgcttgagcAGCCATAGCAAGACCGGCACCTACCGAGAATATAAATGTATAGTCCAAGGCAAACAGACCAATGCCATTGAACTGAAAGTAGCCCTCCCAGTGCAGAAATTGCAAAGTAAATGACTTCATTTTGTTATAGAAGAGATCGTTGCTCAGCATAAATGCGGGCTTCTTCTGCATAATCTCATGGACTATCATGGCCGACTTCTTGGAATGATTGTTGGCATTGCAACAAAGACGCAGCACAATGTAAGCGACAACCATGGTGGTGAAACTCCATATGACGTATAAGTAGGTCACATAGTCCAGCAGACGGCTCTTTCCGCTGACTATGAAGTTGACTTTGGTTTCCagaaaaataccaaaaatactGACCACAAAACAGGCTGCCATATAGGGCACACACTGTGGTCCGAATTCGGCATTGGTTATAACGCTCAGCGATAAAATTTTGTCGTGCAACTGGAACAGATCCGGCAAGTTGGCCTCGGATGTATTGCTGGGAGATaggtatgtatatatatagaaggcTTGTACTATTCTGATTAAAATGCACTAACTTGGGATTCTCGCTCATGAGGCCATCATTGTAATCAAAAAGTCATCTCCTCTTCCTCGCCCTATTGAATTCATTTCGTCGATCTTCTCATGTTATGCCTGTTTCGATTTTGACGTCATGATCATTAGCGCTCAGTTTTCGCCTTAGATAACATTGCGAGAGACTCCCTCTCTGATGTCTGAGTACCGTAATCCCTCTCTCTGAGTACTACTTGCCTCGCAATACAATATCTAAACACGATGACGTAGGGCGACATTACGTAGAACAATGCACTCCTGGTATCAATTTTCTATAACTATAAGCTGAATTAATTGTGTCACTAGATCTGATTGCAATGATGACAGGGACACTTCAGTTAATAGTTCAATAACTCCCTGAATAAATGCTTCCAGTATCAGTAGGATAGCTAACGCACACCATTTACATGATATACTAAGTACTATCGTCCTATATATATTCACTCATAAATAGCTAGTAATGCAAACGCATctattgatttaatattttcaagtaTCGGCCAAGATTatacataaaatgcaataaattaataaattaaagttaaaatattagACATTATCATACTGGTCGACAGCCATGTCTATATACGACTTATCTGAGAGGCACGCTACGTATACTAGCTGAGGGCTAATATCTgaagaatatttaattacgTACTTTCTAAATTAGGTACAGAAGTGTTCAATCTCTCACTAATCCTATTCTGAATCTATGAGCTAGGAGTTGCTAATTCTATTTAGATATCCACATATACTATCTTCGCCCTCTAGCATAGCTCAAGACAGTGTACGCTAAGTAAACGGCATGCAGATGCGATAGCGAAGAAGACTGAGCTCAGTGCCGTAACAGCTGACATTATGCACACATATGATAGTCTTCACGCCTGAACACGAACTATATAATCATTTCTCTCGACTAATTTGAGCACATTTCTGATAATACGGCGCACAATTCACTAGGACTGAGACTGACTCGCAGTCTCAAAAAGTTTGCGTTCTGATACCAAACTTACAGCATCATAGAAATATCACATAAGAAAGCACCGCCTAAGTGCATGAAAGAGTGGCTCAATCAGCATACTCATCGCATTACGCTCGTCTCTCTAGAGCATCGTGAGAGAATAAGAGCAGAGCCGAAGAATGGCTCAGTGggacaaaattaaatttccaaGGTCACAAATCAATGAGCAAATAGCATGAGCACCAGACAAAGGTGCagtctaaaataaaaaccaaaaacagtgttatgcaagcaataaaaattccaTGATGACGCTTGACTCAGCCGTACATATGAAACATATCAAATTGTACAGAGCCACCTAATGGACCATCTGCACAAAATATattcacaatttaatttactttaaatgatATAGCAAGCGCTATTAGTATTTACACTACTCGAGATAAACAAAGTTCTATCTATTGATTGTGATAGAATATCAGCTACCTCGAAGCCGTTACACAACACCTGTGGCGACATCTTATAATATATACCAATTCAGAACATGACCATAAGGTATAGTCATTACTCGTTCATACAACTAATTGTGGATCTATTACGCACATTGTCATTTTGTGTAGTTATTGGTTTATCGGTAAATAGTCACGAAAAGGGTAATCACAGCAATTGCTCCGCCACACGCAAAGCTGTCAAAGCTTTTTTTGAGAGTTTATTAAACGACGCAATGGTAAAAAGTATTATTGTATGCTGATCGGGTATCACTGTGATGACGTAAACCAttagtatatttattactatCCAAAAAGTGCGCTCAAGATTACTTATATATAGACATGAGCATATTTATTCTTCCTACTCGTTCCCATATACGTTCAGATCTAACAAAATCACTCAATGGTGTGTAGTCCAAAGTGATTCATAATATTATCATCAACATTACTACACACTCGTGTAACCTAGCATTACACTAGCGCCAGCGCATAAGTACAGGCAGACATCATCGGACTGAGCTGACAACTAAGCCAAATGTAACAACATAATATCACGTCAAAAATAGACAAGACACCCACCGACCACCAAGAGTAAGATGCGATTTAAGATATGCCTTATTAAACGCGCGAAACAGCCTGACTCAAGACAAAGAGTCTAAATCTAATTATAATAACCAATAGCTCTcaacttgcagcaaattaagcGACAATAAACACGATGGACTgagaaaatgcaaatttaccCTTGACTGACTGATATGAATGCCCGAAAACTCTGTGAGTTGTCTAAGCTCTAAACGTTTTGCTCAGCGCCAAGTTGAAggtgttgcctttgcttttcTCTCTGtcctatatatataatatatatgtagtaaTAATTGATGTTTGCAACTAAagacgcccacacacacactcacgcacacacacacaggggggggggggggggtaagggggggggggggggagggggggcgggaggggggggggggggggggggggaggggggaggagggggggggggtggggaatgaggggggtggggtggggggtggggtggagAGAGGAGGGACGGAACCGCGAGGAGAGGAGGGGTTGAGGGCAGGGTGAGAAGCAGTTGTTGCTTGACCTTGGCATAAGGGGAGGGGGAGTGTGGAGGAGAAAGGAGAAAGCGAGGGCGACATGCCAGGAAGGCCCCGGACCGGCCGTGGTGCGTGGTGTGGCGGAGGCTTCACGCAGGGACGTGGGCGTCAATGTGAGAGGTGGTTTGGTGCAGGATGGCGGGCACGTGGCATAGTAGGCAAGCGACTTTGGTACTGTCGCTCCGCGTGTCATGTGTGGGAGGCTTGAATAATTAGGGCTTGACGCGAGCTTTCCAACGTACAAAGATAGCAATTCCTGCTGAACGGTATTAGAGACGTAGGATTACAGCGAGCGCGGTAAACAGATGCGAGGCGCCGTCTGTTGCGCGATAAGGCACAGAACGCACGAGTACCCAGCCCCCAGTCGTCACTCGTGGCAATTGGTGGCTTTGTCGATGTTCTTGCTGGTGTTGGCTTTAGTGTCGCAGCACCGCTCCAGGTCGAAATCCAGTGCGGATGGCGATGATCGTTCGGGTTCACGGTGTTAGGAGCGGAAGGTGGAAGTGGTGTTTGCATTGGACGTTTTCTGCTAGGCTGAAAGTAAGTGAGCTGCCGATTGGCTTGCCGAAGTGCAGCCGTGCGGTCGGGCGATCCAAGAAATAGGGTCGAGAGAACTTCCTCAAGGATTATTTGTCCACTGAAAGCACCgaattgcttatttttgtgGTTGATAGCTGGAGGGAAGTGATTGTAGTGAGGGTGTGCAATAAGGGGGCGCGGACGGGCCAGTGCAGGGTGGTGTGGCAGGGAATAGGTGAAGCAGGTTCAGTTAGCGCGGAAAAGAGGTGTAGCTGCAATAGCTTTTGGGAGGGACATGTGTAATGTGGCGATGAGTTTCTTTTTGGTCTCGAGTTTTTAGAAAAGGTCGGTGACAGGCTCGTCTTGTGCTAAGTTGAAATAGTGTAAAGATGTAATATAGTTAGATGAAAGAGCCGTCTGATTGTAGGGAGCTGTGGTGTCGAGAATCTGGGTCCAGATTTCGCGTAGCGAGGCGTAGTCAAGGAGGTTTTGAAAGACTTGGACGTAGGGCCGAGAAGCACATGCGTAGCTGAGTCAGAAGGGCGGAGGCGCTTGCGGAATAGGAACGAGGGGTGAGGGCTACGAGAATTTGTGTGGGTGGCGTGGTGAGGTCCGTGAGTGTCGTGTTTCTAGCAGACGGGAGAGGGGGATACAGGCAGGAAAGAGATGGGGCGTATAGCGGACGTGTAGTTGTCGGTGTGCTGAGCGGAGAGATAGCGCAATGGAcggtttgcttttgttctaAGGGGGGGAAGTTGGGTAAGGGTAAATTGAGAGTCCGTTGAGCGGAAGAAGGGACGGAGGTGCGGAGTTCGCGGCTCGAATGCCGCTGACACAGTCCGTGTTAGTATGTCGATCCAGGTGAATAACGGCGGATGGACCAGGGTGTGGCGATTGATACAGGTGTGGGCGGTGCAGGAGACGGAGGTGCAGTGAGGAATTGGCGGCTATAGGAGGATAGCGAGCAGACTGTTTGTCGAGAGCAGAGAGAGTGGTTAGGCTCGACATGGTGTCGTGTGTGGGGATGTAGCTGGTGTCTGTGGTGGTGTGAAATGTGAAGAACGTCGGCTGCCAGGGCAAAGCTTGCGGCGCGAGATGCGGGTGGCGAGCGGACGCGTGGCGTGGCGACGGCCGATGTTGTGGAATGGTGCGTTCTGATAGAGAGATATTGTACGTAGACAGCTAGGAGAGAGAGCCGAAAGAGCGAATGGCGAAAGAAAAGGTTCAGCGGGGTTGCGGGAACGGAATGGGGTAGAAAGAACGGTGGAAGTCATGGAAAGGCGTGTCGCGAGGTAGGTATGGCTAGCGGGCAAGTGGGTTGTCAGGATGTGGCAAAGTGTGCAAGAAGGAGCCAGGCGTGAAGAGAGAGCTAGCGGTGCTTGGTGTTGAGATGGTGTATGGGGGGAGATGCGGTGGCTTAGCTGTGTATATGAGCGTACGGCCAGGAGGTATGGCGGCCTGTATTTTCAGTTTATGGGCCATCATATGTATGGTGTACATAGGTGGGTGTGAGGTATAGTGGAAGTCGGTAAGGGTTGTAGTAGGTTCGAGGAGAATTGTGAGATAGCGCCAGCAGAGTATAAAGGCAGAGCCGTAGATGGCGTCAGTTTGTAAAAGGTATATGTGGGACAGGTAGAGTTGTAAGGAGAGCGCCGCAGAAAGAGGCGGATTCGGGAGCGGCCGTGTGGGGAGCGAAGCGACGAGCGCGGCTGCCGAACATGTATATCCGTGGGCTGTGGatggggtgggtggtggggtgAGGTTAGGCGATGTCGGAGTCCGCGAGGAGTGAAATAAATGTTGTGTGGAGGATTGTAGGAGGACGGCGTGGGTTCGATTGGTGGTACATGGTGATTGAGTGGTACTGGGTAGTGAGTATGGGGTAGGAGTAGTTATTAATAAGACTTGTCGGGTGATTGTAGAAACGCAAGGTGTTGTTTAGTAATATGTTGAGATTATTGTGAAGGAAGAGAGAAAATAAGATGGCATGAGGGGCCCAAATGCTTTGAAAGGTACAATGGGTCGAGGAATGTAGATGCAGAGTGGTTGAGTAATAGCGCAAACACTACACAGAATATGAGAGTCTATGTGAGGCAATTGTCCTCTAAAATCACGTCGGAAAGAGTACGCCGGCAAGCCTTTCATCTTACCCGGTCAGAAACACCAATACAACAAGCTCATGCACATAAGATGCTATTGTACACTTGTCATCGactttaaataagtttaatcaaatgtataattatatatattgagtGAATTTTGTAATAGTTCACTTTGCTAGTGATTTTGTCTATGATCGCACAGCATATAAGCTCATATCAATTCATATTCCATGCTATTAATATTGTTAGCTGATATTCTTTTGTTGTGATTATATATACTAATAGCGCTCTAAATGCAATATCTAATCGTGTATATATACGAAAGTTTGCACTTCTTAATGACTAGCCTCTCCGCTTTTCAATTGTCCTTGAGCACCAATAGTTTCTGGCTTGCTGATATGTCTATATTAGTAATGCTTGGTCTCTACATTAAAACAGACATCATAGTTTcagttcgctttgctttttcgtgatctatttttatatttgctactGTTATCGCTGTCAAGTTCCGGCAGCGCTCCTTATAGCCGAGACAACGTTCGAACCAATGGTTAATTTACTCACCTACTGTCTAAAAAGGTCATCAAAAAAATTACCGTCAAAACGTAAGTAAATAGGCGCTGCGCTTAGGACACCCTATGAGCTAAAGAGAAGAGAATCGCTATATCGCAACCAAGCTATCCAATGCCTAAGCTGTTACACTGCTTGTGGCAATTAGATGGCTATTCAAACCTCACGCATAATGAGCTTCTAAACAAAGTGGTGTGACAGACACAATGTGCATCGCCCAGTCTCACTCTTGAGATACTATTGCAGTTTGAAGAACCGTTACGAGTACGAAACGAATTAATTATACTCTTTACTGATTTCGCAACTGATAGCAGCGTGTTTGAGTGGCTGCTGTTCTTAACATTTTTCCATTTGTTTAGATCCAATTTGGTAAAACATGGCCGTTCGGAAGCTGGCTACGTCAATTATCTTTGCAAAGG
This genomic interval from Drosophila busckii strain San Diego stock center, stock number 13000-0081.31 unplaced genomic scaffold, ASM1175060v1 chrUn_07, whole genome shotgun sequence contains the following:
- the LOC108597911 gene encoding gustatory and pheromone receptor 33a, which gives rise to MAACFVVSIFGIFLETKVNFIVSGKSRLLDYVTYLYVIWSFTTMVVAYIVLRLCCNANNHSKKSAMIVHEIMQKKPAFMLSNDLFYNKMKSFTLQFLHWEGYFQFNGIGLFALDYTFIFSVGAGLAMAAQATN